A genomic region of Erythrobacter sp. SCSIO 43205 contains the following coding sequences:
- a CDS encoding serine hydrolase, translating to MKKLILAAAALTLSAAATAQSAQERLDERYNLALAAGYKALFLCSAIANAEANGVTRTEESVHEWELTGVYFAIDPIVRDLDYRVLRGGDGYVAHVEVDWADDMPPRFAEAEWKSGCRLAPIGLEPSMPETMGVAGAIATEEVQPPSAQPWLTEDNINMDRYGAAGLEAIDRATGGAMGNAYGEGRTTAIVIRQWSDTGERDLDLEAYAPGFSANTPQRTWSVAKSIAATLVGVAVHKGLVDVNDRLVRDEWRWDARRQITIDHLLRMASGRYSDTPGNRTDPLYAGGALVEETATDWPLIYKPGTHYRYANNDTLMAVKAVTDRHEDFDPAKFFEAVGMDHTVAETDWAGDYILSSQVWSTAPDLADLGELYLNDGVLRDGTRILPEGWLDYVSAPSGPQPEGRSWGYGAGWWLLDKEEGVPEDTILAAGNRGQYIVVVPSRDVVIVRRGEDMVGTRFDIAAFTRDVLAALEE from the coding sequence ATGAAGAAGCTCATCTTAGCCGCAGCCGCCCTCACTCTCAGCGCCGCTGCCACCGCACAGTCCGCCCAGGAGCGCCTTGATGAACGCTACAACCTTGCACTGGCAGCAGGGTATAAGGCGCTTTTCCTATGCAGCGCGATTGCGAATGCAGAGGCCAACGGCGTCACACGCACCGAAGAAAGCGTCCACGAATGGGAACTGACCGGGGTCTATTTCGCCATCGATCCCATCGTGCGCGACCTTGATTACCGCGTGCTGCGTGGCGGTGATGGCTATGTCGCCCATGTCGAAGTCGATTGGGCCGATGATATGCCCCCGCGTTTTGCCGAAGCGGAATGGAAGAGCGGTTGCAGGCTTGCGCCCATTGGTCTTGAGCCGAGTATGCCGGAGACGATGGGAGTGGCCGGCGCGATCGCTACTGAGGAGGTACAGCCTCCCTCTGCGCAGCCGTGGCTTACCGAAGACAATATAAACATGGATCGCTACGGAGCCGCCGGCCTGGAAGCCATCGACCGGGCGACTGGAGGGGCGATGGGCAATGCCTATGGGGAAGGGCGCACGACGGCCATTGTCATCCGCCAATGGAGCGATACCGGCGAACGTGACCTTGATCTTGAGGCTTATGCGCCGGGTTTTAGCGCCAATACCCCTCAACGCACATGGTCGGTTGCCAAGAGCATAGCGGCGACGCTTGTTGGCGTGGCGGTGCACAAGGGGCTCGTTGATGTGAACGACCGGCTCGTGCGCGATGAATGGCGCTGGGATGCAAGGCGGCAGATTACCATCGACCACCTCCTGCGCATGGCATCGGGCCGTTATTCCGATACGCCTGGCAATCGCACCGATCCGCTCTATGCGGGCGGCGCATTGGTTGAGGAAACCGCCACCGATTGGCCTCTCATCTACAAGCCGGGCACGCATTACCGCTATGCGAACAATGACACGCTCATGGCAGTTAAGGCAGTGACAGACCGGCACGAGGATTTCGATCCGGCAAAGTTCTTTGAGGCGGTTGGTATGGATCACACCGTTGCCGAAACGGATTGGGCAGGCGATTACATCCTCTCAAGCCAAGTCTGGTCCACCGCGCCCGATCTCGCCGATCTGGGCGAGCTTTACCTCAACGACGGCGTGCTCCGCGATGGCACGCGCATCCTTCCAGAAGGCTGGCTCGACTATGTCTCTGCGCCAAGCGGCCCTCAGCCTGAGGGGCGCAGTTGGGGCTACGGCGCGGGCTGGTGGCTTCTTGATAAGGAAGAGGGAGTGCCTGAAGACACAATCCTCGCGGCAGGTAATCGGGGGCAATACATCGTCGTCGTGCCCTCACGCGACGTCGTCATTGTGCGTCGGGGTGAGGATATGGTGGGCACGCGCTTCGACATCGCAGCCTTCACCAGAGATGTGCTGGCAGCCTTGGAGGAGTAA
- the rplQ gene encoding 50S ribosomal protein L17: MRHGISQRKLSRKSGHRKALFRNMSANLIKHEQIITTRAKAKELRPYIEKLITLAKRGGLSNRRLAMSKLQDETQLKKLFDVLAERYKDRDGGYTRVVKAGPRASDAAEMAIIELVDRDEDARGLDSGPDMSQVDEYAEAEAAA, from the coding sequence ATGCGTCACGGAATTTCACAGCGTAAGCTTTCGCGTAAATCGGGCCACCGTAAGGCTCTCTTCCGCAATATGTCGGCGAACCTCATCAAGCATGAGCAAATCATCACGACCCGCGCGAAGGCGAAAGAACTGCGTCCGTACATCGAAAAGCTTATCACGCTGGCCAAGCGCGGTGGTCTTTCCAACCGTCGCCTTGCGATGAGCAAGCTTCAGGACGAAACACAGCTGAAGAAGCTGTTCGACGTTCTGGCTGAGCGTTATAAAGACCGCGACGGTGGCTACACCCGCGTTGTCAAAGCTGGCCCACGTGCATCGGATGCTGCTGAAATGGCCATCATCGAGCTCGTCGACCGCGACGAAGACGCTCGCGGCCTGGATTCCGGTCCTGACATGAGCCAAGTTGACGAATACGCAGAAGCAGAAGCTGCTGCGTAA
- a CDS encoding DNA-directed RNA polymerase subunit alpha: protein MSVNMKNWQELKKPNALEIKEGGDKQRKTTFVAEPLERGFGLTLGNALRRVLLSSLQGAAITSIKIENVLHEFSSLAGVREDITDMVLNVKQIALKMEGEGPKRLQLSVTGPATVKAGDIAVTGDIEVMNKDLVLCHLDEGATLNMELTADVGKGYAPAVQNRPADAPIGLIPVDSLYSPVRQVSYKVENARVGQELDYDKLSLTVETDGTVTPEDAVAYAARILQDQLTLFVHFEDGIPQPQSAMIGQAATPQEDDANQLNRYLLKKVDELELSVRSANCLKNDNIIYIGDLVQKTEAEMLRTPNFGRKSLNEIKEVLSSMGLRLGMDIPGWPPENIEEMAKKLEQELLG from the coding sequence ATGTCCGTCAATATGAAGAACTGGCAGGAACTGAAGAAACCCAACGCTCTCGAAATCAAGGAAGGTGGCGACAAACAGCGCAAGACCACTTTCGTCGCCGAACCGCTGGAACGCGGCTTTGGTCTGACTTTGGGCAATGCGCTGCGCCGTGTGCTTTTGTCGTCGCTTCAGGGCGCGGCAATCACCTCGATCAAGATTGAGAACGTGCTGCACGAATTCTCATCGCTCGCAGGTGTGCGTGAGGACATCACCGATATGGTCCTCAACGTAAAGCAAATCGCTCTTAAAATGGAAGGTGAGGGGCCAAAGCGTCTCCAGCTTTCTGTAACCGGTCCTGCGACTGTTAAAGCAGGCGATATTGCCGTGACCGGCGACATCGAAGTGATGAACAAGGATCTCGTCCTGTGCCATCTCGACGAAGGCGCGACGCTCAATATGGAGCTGACCGCTGACGTGGGCAAAGGCTACGCTCCTGCTGTTCAAAACCGTCCGGCTGATGCGCCGATTGGCCTCATCCCTGTGGACTCGCTTTATTCGCCTGTTCGTCAGGTGAGCTATAAGGTAGAGAACGCGCGTGTCGGTCAAGAGCTCGACTACGACAAGCTCAGCCTCACTGTCGAAACCGATGGCACTGTGACCCCGGAAGATGCCGTGGCTTATGCTGCACGCATCCTTCAAGACCAGCTCACCTTGTTCGTCCACTTCGAAGACGGCATTCCACAGCCACAAAGCGCAATGATCGGTCAGGCAGCGACCCCGCAAGAGGACGATGCCAACCAGCTTAACCGTTACCTCTTGAAGAAGGTCGACGAGCTTGAGCTTTCGGTGCGTTCGGCAAACTGCCTCAAGAACGACAACATCATCTACATCGGCGATCTGGTTCAAAAGACCGAAGCCGAGATGCTGCGCACGCCAAACTTTGGCCGCAAGTCGCTCAATGAGATCAAGGAAGTGCTGTCTTCCATGGGTCTGCGCCTCGGAATGGACATCCCCGGATGGCCGCCTGAGAACATCGAAGAAATGGCCAAGAAGTTGGAACAAGAGCTGCTTGGCTAA
- the rpsK gene encoding 30S ribosomal protein S11, giving the protein MAREPGKVRRRDRKNITSGVAHINASFNNTMITITDAQGNAISWSSAGMMGFKGSRKSTPYAAQVAADDAGKKAAEHGVRTLEVEVKGPGSGRESALRGLAAVGFNITSIRDVTPIPHNGVRPSKRRRV; this is encoded by the coding sequence ATGGCACGCGAACCCGGCAAAGTAAGGCGCCGCGACAGAAAGAACATCACCTCTGGTGTTGCTCACATCAATGCAAGCTTCAACAACACGATGATCACCATCACCGATGCACAAGGCAATGCGATCAGCTGGTCCTCTGCTGGTATGATGGGCTTCAAAGGCAGCCGTAAGTCCACCCCATACGCAGCGCAGGTCGCAGCGGATGATGCGGGCAAGAAAGCAGCCGAGCACGGTGTGCGCACGCTGGAAGTTGAAGTGAAGGGCCCAGGTTCAGGCCGTGAGAGCGCGCTTCGCGGTCTTGCAGCTGTTGGCTTCAATATCACGTCAATCCGCGACGTGACGCCGATCCCGCACAACGGTGTGCGTCCTTCCAAGCGTCGCCGCGTCTAA
- the rpsM gene encoding 30S ribosomal protein S13 has product MARIAGVNIPTNKRVIIALTYIHGIGRTTAVQIADKLGISHTTRVQDLTDEEVLRIRETIDADYTVEGDLRRNTAMNIKRLMDLRSYRGLRHRNQLPVRGQRTHTNARTRKGKAKPIAGKKK; this is encoded by the coding sequence GTGGCTCGTATTGCCGGGGTAAACATCCCCACAAACAAGCGTGTAATCATCGCGCTTACCTATATTCACGGGATTGGCCGCACAACGGCTGTCCAAATCGCTGACAAGCTGGGCATTTCTCACACTACTCGTGTGCAAGACCTCACCGATGAGGAAGTTTTGCGCATTCGTGAAACGATTGATGCTGATTACACGGTGGAAGGCGACCTTCGTCGCAACACCGCGATGAACATCAAGCGTCTGATGGACCTGCGTTCTTACCGTGGCCTTCGTCACCGTAACCAGCTCCCCGTTCGCGGGCAGCGCACTCACACCAATGCCCGCACCCGCAAGGGTAAGGCCAAGCCGATTGCAGGCAAGAAGAAGTAA
- a CDS encoding adenylate kinase, protein MNIILLGPPGAGKGTQSAGLVERHGMKQLSTGDMLRAAVAEGTPVGLEAKAIMDRGEFVSDEIVSKLIDDNIAAMPADQGAIFDGYPRTAAQGEQLDEILAKHGRKLDYVIELSVDLDALVERITGRFSCANCGALYHDTANPPAKEGVCDNCGSIEFKRRPDDNEETVRTRNKEYTEKTAPILPRYEERGIVKRVDGMADIDAVAASIDAVLKG, encoded by the coding sequence GTGAACATCATTCTTCTTGGACCTCCCGGTGCGGGCAAAGGGACGCAGAGCGCAGGGCTTGTTGAGCGCCATGGCATGAAGCAGCTATCGACCGGCGATATGCTTCGCGCAGCAGTGGCTGAGGGCACTCCGGTCGGGCTTGAGGCCAAGGCGATCATGGACCGGGGCGAGTTTGTATCTGACGAAATCGTCTCGAAGCTAATCGATGACAATATCGCTGCCATGCCAGCAGACCAGGGAGCGATCTTCGATGGCTATCCTCGCACTGCGGCTCAAGGTGAGCAATTGGACGAAATCCTCGCAAAGCACGGCCGCAAGCTTGATTATGTGATTGAACTCAGCGTTGATCTTGACGCTCTGGTTGAACGCATCACGGGCCGCTTTTCCTGTGCCAATTGCGGTGCGCTCTATCACGACACTGCCAATCCGCCTGCGAAAGAGGGCGTTTGCGACAATTGCGGTTCCATAGAGTTCAAGCGCCGCCCCGACGACAATGAAGAGACGGTGCGCACCCGCAACAAGGAATACACCGAGAAAACCGCCCCTATCCTTCCCCGCTATGAAGAGCGCGGCATCGTAAAGCGGGTTGACGGTATGGCTGATATTGACGCGGTTGCTGCTTCGATTGACGCTGTCCTCAAAGGCTGA
- the secY gene encoding preprotein translocase subunit SecY: MASRADNIASNLNLGNFAQATELRQRIWFTIGALIVFRFLSFVPLPGINPLALDLLAQQNQGTILDMFNMFTGGALANMSLVALGVMPYITASIVVQMASALHPTLAALKKEGATGRQKLNQYTRYGTVFLCAIQGYFLATGLESYAGQQGIAAVVEPGYMFRIGAVISLVGGTMFLLWLGEQITARGIGNGVSLIIMAGIVAQFPVFAMNMFEGGRTGSIAPGIIIGFLAMVVVLILLISFVERAQRRLLIQYPKRATQRGMMQADRSHLPLKLNTAGVIPPIFASSLLLLPLTISSFAGQSIDTTSTSGSLIQSLNQYLQHGEPIYMTLYALGIIFFCFFYTAVVFDPEEHAENLKKNGGFIPGIRPGKRTAEYLEYVLTRITVVGAIYLTVVCVVPEYMIAQTGIPLFLGGTSLLIVVNVTVDTISQVQSHLLAHQYGDLIKKAKLKGRMR; the protein is encoded by the coding sequence ATGGCTTCACGCGCCGATAATATCGCCAGCAATTTGAACCTGGGCAATTTTGCTCAGGCAACCGAACTGCGCCAACGCATCTGGTTCACCATTGGTGCGCTGATCGTGTTCCGCTTTTTGAGCTTTGTGCCGCTGCCCGGGATCAACCCGCTGGCTCTGGACCTTCTGGCTCAGCAGAACCAGGGCACGATCCTTGATATGTTCAATATGTTTACCGGCGGTGCGCTGGCGAATATGAGCCTCGTGGCGCTTGGCGTGATGCCGTATATCACCGCATCGATCGTGGTGCAGATGGCCTCGGCGCTTCACCCAACGCTTGCCGCTCTTAAGAAAGAGGGCGCAACGGGCCGTCAGAAACTCAACCAATACACCCGTTACGGCACAGTGTTCCTTTGCGCCATTCAAGGGTACTTCCTTGCCACCGGCCTTGAAAGCTATGCCGGGCAGCAAGGTATCGCTGCTGTGGTTGAGCCGGGTTATATGTTCCGCATTGGCGCAGTGATCAGCCTTGTCGGCGGCACCATGTTCCTGCTGTGGCTGGGTGAGCAAATCACGGCGCGCGGTATTGGTAACGGCGTTTCGCTTATCATCATGGCCGGTATCGTCGCCCAATTCCCGGTCTTTGCCATGAATATGTTCGAAGGCGGTCGTACTGGCTCGATCGCACCTGGCATCATCATCGGCTTTTTGGCGATGGTCGTGGTGCTCATTCTTTTGATCAGCTTTGTCGAGCGAGCTCAGCGCCGCTTGCTGATCCAATATCCCAAGCGTGCAACGCAGCGCGGCATGATGCAGGCTGATCGCTCGCACTTGCCGTTGAAGCTCAACACTGCAGGCGTTATTCCGCCGATCTTTGCAAGCTCGCTTCTGCTTTTGCCTTTGACGATCAGTTCGTTTGCGGGTCAGTCAATCGATACGACCTCGACATCGGGCAGCTTGATCCAGTCTCTGAACCAGTATCTCCAGCATGGCGAGCCGATTTACATGACGCTCTATGCGCTTGGCATCATCTTCTTCTGCTTCTTCTACACTGCGGTTGTCTTCGATCCGGAGGAGCACGCGGAAAATCTGAAGAAAAATGGCGGCTTCATTCCAGGCATTCGTCCGGGCAAGCGCACGGCGGAATATCTTGAATATGTGCTCACCCGCATCACCGTCGTTGGCGCGATCTACCTCACCGTAGTCTGCGTGGTTCCTGAGTATATGATTGCTCAGACAGGCATTCCGCTGTTCCTTGGTGGGACCAGCCTTCTGATTGTGGTGAACGTAACCGTGGATACGATCAGCCAGGTGCAATCGCATTTGCTCGCGCACCAATATGGCGATCTCATCAAAAAGGCTAAATTGAAAGGCCGGATGCGTTAA
- the rplO gene encoding 50S ribosomal protein L15, which translates to MKLNDIRDNDGARKGRMRVGRGIGSGKGKTAARGQKGQKSRSGVAINGFAGGQMPLHMRLPKRGFNNPFGKDFAEVNTGMVQKWIDAKKIDAKKDITEEVLRETGLARGGKDGVKLLGKGEIKAKAKFVVTGATKGAIAAVEKAGGSVEVTAPAKAAADAE; encoded by the coding sequence ATGAAACTCAACGACATCCGTGACAATGATGGTGCCCGTAAGGGCCGTATGCGTGTGGGCCGTGGTATCGGCTCTGGCAAAGGTAAAACTGCTGCACGCGGTCAAAAAGGTCAAAAATCCCGTTCAGGTGTAGCGATCAACGGCTTTGCCGGTGGTCAAATGCCGCTCCATATGCGTCTGCCAAAGCGCGGCTTTAACAACCCGTTCGGCAAAGACTTTGCAGAAGTGAACACTGGCATGGTCCAAAAATGGATCGACGCCAAGAAAATCGACGCCAAGAAAGACATCACCGAAGAGGTCCTTCGCGAAACCGGCCTTGCGCGCGGTGGCAAGGACGGCGTTAAGCTGCTTGGCAAAGGCGAAATCAAAGCGAAAGCCAAATTCGTCGTCACCGGCGCAACCAAAGGCGCGATTGCTGCGGTTGAGAAAGCCGGCGGCAGCGTCGAAGTGACCGCTCCTGCAAAAGCTGCAGCGGACGCTGAGTAA
- a CDS encoding type II toxin-antitoxin system ParD family antitoxin, whose amino-acid sequence MATIRKTITLSDTQDAWIKSQIARGGFTNDSEYIRDLLRRDQEEQTKLSDLREAIAEGLDSGVSERSLDEIWAEGEERARKANA is encoded by the coding sequence ATGGCCACGATCAGAAAAACCATCACGCTGAGCGACACTCAGGATGCCTGGATCAAGTCGCAGATTGCGCGCGGCGGGTTCACCAATGACAGCGAATACATCCGCGACCTCCTGCGCCGCGACCAAGAGGAGCAGACCAAGCTCTCCGACCTGCGCGAGGCGATTGCCGAGGGTCTGGACAGCGGCGTGAGTGAGCGTTCGCTCGATGAAATCTGGGCAGAGGGTGAAGAGCGCGCTCGAAAAGCCAATGCGTAA
- a CDS encoding type II toxin-antitoxin system RelE/ParE family toxin, with translation MRKLLIGRQADNDLVSISQYTSAEFGESQARKYRDQLRGCFNALLSNPHLGRSAEELAPGLRRIRQQAHVVFYLPTDDEILIVRVLHHSMDFERHL, from the coding sequence ATGCGTAAACTGTTGATCGGCCGTCAGGCTGACAATGATCTTGTCTCAATATCGCAATACACTTCTGCCGAATTTGGAGAGAGCCAAGCCCGCAAATATCGCGACCAGTTGCGGGGGTGCTTCAATGCCCTCCTCTCCAACCCGCATCTAGGCCGCAGCGCCGAGGAACTCGCACCGGGACTGCGACGGATTAGACAACAGGCGCACGTAGTTTTCTATCTGCCAACGGACGATGAAATCCTGATCGTTCGCGTGCTCCATCACAGCATGGATTTTGAGCGGCATTTATAA
- the rpmD gene encoding 50S ribosomal protein L30 encodes MATIKIKQIGSPIRRPESQRKILIGLGLNKMHKVVERQDTPEVRGAIAKIPHLVTVVD; translated from the coding sequence ATGGCTACCATCAAAATCAAGCAGATCGGTTCGCCGATCCGTCGCCCTGAGAGCCAGCGCAAGATCCTGATCGGTCTTGGCCTCAACAAGATGCACAAAGTTGTCGAGCGCCAGGACACCCCTGAAGTTCGCGGCGCGATCGCCAAGATCCCGCATCTGGTGACGGTAGTCGACTAA
- the rpsE gene encoding 30S ribosomal protein S5: protein MMADENKPEEAATESAATDTGATETPAVAETPSQAADDQSAAQEPSDQPTEAPAEEQRGRGRGRGGNNRDGGGRGRGRGRGRDNKREEEDDGIIEKLVHINRVSKTVKGGKRFGFAALVVVGDGQGRVGFGHGKAREVPEAITKATAAARKKMIRVPLKEGRTLHHDGNGRFGAGKVTVRTAPPGTGIIAGGPMRAVFESLGVADVVTKSVGTSNPYNMIRATFAALSDQTSPKSVAQRRGKKVADLLGRGGASEAEAAVDAAAIAE, encoded by the coding sequence ATGATGGCTGACGAAAACAAACCAGAAGAAGCAGCAACCGAAAGTGCTGCAACCGATACAGGGGCAACCGAAACTCCGGCTGTTGCTGAAACGCCTTCGCAGGCGGCTGACGATCAGTCGGCTGCGCAAGAGCCTTCGGATCAACCTACCGAAGCGCCTGCTGAAGAGCAACGGGGTCGCGGTCGTGGTCGTGGTGGTAACAACCGCGATGGTGGCGGTCGTGGACGCGGTCGTGGCCGTGGCCGCGACAATAAGCGCGAAGAAGAAGATGATGGCATCATCGAGAAGCTCGTCCACATCAACCGTGTCTCGAAAACGGTTAAAGGTGGTAAGCGCTTTGGCTTTGCAGCTCTCGTAGTTGTTGGCGATGGTCAGGGCCGCGTTGGCTTTGGTCACGGTAAAGCGCGCGAAGTTCCAGAGGCGATCACCAAGGCAACTGCCGCTGCTCGCAAGAAGATGATCCGCGTTCCTTTGAAAGAAGGTCGCACGCTGCACCACGACGGCAATGGCCGTTTTGGCGCCGGCAAGGTCACCGTTCGCACAGCGCCTCCGGGTACTGGTATCATCGCCGGTGGTCCGATGCGCGCCGTGTTCGAGAGCCTGGGCGTGGCCGACGTTGTCACCAAGTCTGTGGGCACTTCGAACCCATACAACATGATCCGCGCAACGTTCGCAGCGCTCAGCGACCAGACTTCGCCGAAGTCAGTGGCTCAGCGTCGCGGCAAGAAAGTTGCCGACCTTCTGGGTCGTGGCGGTGCCAGCGAAGCTGAAGCGGCAGTCGATGCCGCTGCAATTGCGGAGTAA
- the rplR gene encoding 50S ribosomal protein L18, whose protein sequence is MAKLSLFERRRRRVRTALKARSGGKPRLSVHRTGKHIYAQVIDDAAGKTVAAASTLGAKTSGANVDAATQVGKDIAAAAKKAGVTTVVFDRGGFLFHGRVKALADAAREGGLEF, encoded by the coding sequence ATGGCTAAACTATCTCTCTTTGAACGTCGCCGTCGCCGTGTGCGCACCGCTTTGAAAGCGCGCAGCGGAGGCAAACCACGCCTTAGCGTTCACCGCACTGGCAAGCACATCTACGCACAGGTCATTGACGATGCAGCGGGTAAGACCGTGGCAGCCGCTTCGACCCTTGGCGCAAAGACGTCGGGTGCCAATGTCGATGCCGCGACCCAAGTTGGTAAGGACATCGCAGCCGCTGCCAAGAAGGCCGGCGTGACCACTGTTGTGTTCGATCGCGGCGGGTTCCTGTTCCATGGCCGCGTGAAAGCGCTGGCCGATGCCGCTCGTGAAGGCGGGCTGGAGTTCTAA
- the rplF gene encoding 50S ribosomal protein L6, translated as MSRIGKKAVAIPSGVTATIDNGTLTVKGPKGTLSMGLSDLITYKVEGDEIAVNPANDSKQARSFWGMQRTLVSNLVEGVTEGFSKTLEISGVGYRAKAQGKTLKLELGFSHDVDLEVPEGLTVNTPDQTTVEISGIDKQAVGQFAAEIRKWRKPEPYKGKGIKYRGEYIFRKEGKKK; from the coding sequence ATGAGCCGCATTGGTAAAAAGGCAGTGGCGATCCCTTCGGGGGTTACAGCCACAATCGATAACGGCACTCTCACCGTTAAGGGTCCAAAAGGCACCCTTTCGATGGGTCTGTCAGACCTCATCACCTATAAGGTGGAAGGCGACGAGATCGCTGTGAACCCGGCGAATGACAGCAAGCAGGCACGCTCTTTTTGGGGTATGCAGCGCACGCTGGTTTCGAACCTGGTTGAAGGCGTGACCGAGGGCTTTTCGAAGACACTGGAAATTTCCGGTGTTGGTTACCGTGCTAAGGCGCAGGGCAAGACCCTGAAGCTTGAGCTTGGTTTCAGCCACGACGTCGATCTCGAAGTGCCTGAGGGCCTCACCGTTAACACGCCCGATCAAACCACGGTTGAGATTTCCGGCATCGACAAGCAGGCCGTTGGTCAGTTTGCTGCTGAAATCCGCAAGTGGCGCAAGCCTGAGCCTTACAAGGGCAAGGGTATCAAGTATCGCGGCGAGTATATCTTCCGCAAGGAAGGGAAGAAGAAGTAA
- the rpsH gene encoding 30S ribosomal protein S8, protein MAMTDPLGDMLTRIRNGQRAKMDSVLSPASKLRANVLEVLTREGYIRGYSDDASGKHPQLRIELKYFEGEPAIKHVARVSKPGRRVYSGSQEIPTVRNGLGITIVSTPRGVLSDAEARENKVGGEVLAEVF, encoded by the coding sequence ATGGCTATGACCGATCCACTGGGTGATATGCTCACCCGCATCCGCAACGGCCAGCGTGCGAAAATGGACAGCGTCCTTTCGCCCGCGTCGAAGCTGCGTGCAAACGTTCTCGAAGTTCTCACTCGTGAAGGCTACATCCGTGGCTATTCCGACGATGCTTCGGGCAAGCACCCACAGCTTCGCATTGAGCTGAAGTATTTCGAAGGCGAGCCTGCGATCAAGCACGTTGCTCGCGTATCCAAGCCGGGCCGCCGCGTCTATTCGGGTTCACAAGAGATCCCGACTGTTCGCAACGGCCTTGGCATCACCATCGTCTCGACCCCGCGTGGTGTCCTTTCGGACGCTGAAGCGCGCGAAAACAAGGTCGGCGGCGAAGTGCTTGCGGAGGTCTTCTGA
- the rpsN gene encoding 30S ribosomal protein S14: MAKLSSINKNEKRKALVKKYAAKYEKLKAIANDESLDESERLMARLKMAELPRNANPTRVRNRCATTGRPRGYYRKFGINRIELRNLGNRGMIPGLTKSSW; the protein is encoded by the coding sequence ATGGCGAAACTGAGTTCGATCAACAAGAACGAGAAGCGCAAAGCTCTCGTCAAGAAGTACGCAGCGAAGTACGAAAAGCTGAAGGCAATCGCGAATGACGAGAGCCTTGATGAGAGCGAGCGCCTGATGGCCCGCCTCAAAATGGCTGAGCTTCCTCGCAATGCGAACCCAACCCGCGTGCGCAATCGCTGCGCCACCACCGGCCGCCCACGCGGCTATTATCGCAAGTTCGGCATCAACCGGATCGAGCTGCGCAATCTCGGCAACCGGGGCATGATCCCCGGTCTGACCAAGTCGAGCTGGTGA
- the rplE gene encoding 50S ribosomal protein L5 — MADYTPRLKAKYDDEIVKAMTEKFGYTNRLQVPQIEKITLNMGVGEASQDKKKIQTAAEEMALIAGQKPVITRAKKSIAQFKLRDGMPIGCKVNLRRARMYEFLDRLVTIAMPRIRDFRGLNPNSFDGRGNYAMGIKEQIIFPEISYDKIEKVRGMDIIVTTTAKTDEEARELLRLFGFPFQGEAGDQKEAA; from the coding sequence ATGGCTGATTACACACCACGCCTTAAAGCCAAGTATGACGACGAAATCGTCAAGGCGATGACTGAGAAGTTTGGTTACACCAACCGTCTCCAGGTCCCTCAGATTGAAAAGATCACCCTCAACATGGGTGTTGGCGAAGCAAGCCAGGATAAGAAAAAGATCCAGACGGCTGCTGAAGAGATGGCGCTGATTGCTGGTCAAAAGCCGGTTATCACCCGCGCGAAGAAGTCGATCGCTCAGTTCAAACTGCGCGATGGTATGCCCATTGGTTGTAAGGTGAACCTTCGCCGTGCGCGTATGTACGAATTCCTCGATCGTCTTGTGACCATCGCGATGCCTCGTATCCGAGATTTCCGTGGCCTCAACCCTAACTCGTTCGACGGCCGTGGCAACTATGCCATGGGCATCAAAGAGCAGATCATCTTCCCAGAGATCTCTTACGACAAGATCGAAAAAGTCCGGGGTATGGACATCATCGTAACCACCACCGCCAAAACCGACGAAGAAGCTCGCGAGCTCCTGCGTTTGTTCGGCTTCCCCTTCCAAGGTGAGGCAGGCGATCAGAAAGAGGCGGCCTAA